The genomic stretch TGCCCCAGCTCGTGCACGAGCACCAGCACGCTGATGATGAGGATGAAGTAGAAGGTCTGGCTGAAGAATTCCATATACGTCTTATGCGGTGTGGACAGCGTTGACCGCGCGCCCGGCCGCGAGATGGCGGGCCAGGCGGCGTGTTTCGTGATCCGCCGCTACCACCGTGTCGATGTCGGAGGCGGCGGCGACGGGGAGTGTGGAGAGGCATTCCTCGATAATGGCGGGGATGTCGAGGAAGCCGATGGTTTCATCGAGGAAGGCCGCGACGGCAACCTCGTTCGCGGCGTTGAGAATCGCGGGCGCCGTGCCGCCTGCATGAAGGGCCTCGTACGCGAGCGCAAGGCAGCGGAATGTGCCGGGATCGGGGGCTTCGAACGTGAGCGAGGTCGTGGCGCTAAAATCGAGGCGCGGATACGCGGCCGCCCGCCGGTCGGGCCAGGACAGGGCGAAGTGTATCGGCAGTTTCATGTCGGGCGGACCAAGCTGCGCTTTCACCGAGCCGTCGGTGAATTCCACCATCGAATGAATGATGGACTGCGGATGTACAAGCACATCGATCCGCTCGCCGGGAACGGAGAACAACCAGTGCGCCTCGATGACCTCCAGACCCTTGTTCATGAGTGTGGCGCTGTCGATGGTGATCTTGTGCCCCATCGACCAATTCGGATGTTTGAGCGCCTGTTTGCGGGTGACAGTGGCCAGTTCGGCGCGGCTGCGGCCGCGGAAGGGTCCGCCGCTCGCGGTGAGAACGATGCGCGCGATGCTCTCGGTCGTTTCACCGGCGAGGCACTGCATGATGGCGCTGTGTTCGCTGTCGATGGGCAGGAAGGGCACGCGGTGTGTCGCGAGCAGGCGTGTGATGATTTCTCCGGCGACAACAAGTGTCTCCTTGTTGGCGAGCGCCACGGCTTTGCCCGCCTCGATGGCGGCGATGGTCGGACGCATGCCGGCAAAACCCACGAGACTGCTCACGAGCATGTCGTAATCGTCGCGGCGGGCGAGTTCCAAGAGTCCGCCGGCGCCCTCGAGCACCTCGGTACGGTTACCGACCCGTTCGCGGACGCGAGCCGCCGCAGCGCGGTCTTCCACTGCCACCGCGCGAGGAGCGAACTCCTCCACCTGCGCGCACAGGCGGTCGACGCTGCTGCGGGCCGCAAGGTAGCGGACGGAAAAATGCTCCGGATGGGCGCGCACGACATCAAGCGTGCTGCCGCCGATGGATCCGGTGGATCCGAACAGCGCGAGGGCTTTCATCCGTGTGTCCGGACGGGCGGTGGGAATGGAGTGATTCGATTACGCATAAAATGTCAATATAGCATTTTCCGCTCGAAAACCGGGTCGAAAACAATGACCACGTCCCCGTGTAACACGTGCCGCGGCTGCGGAGTTCACCGCGCCGCGCGCCGCGTCGTTGTTGGGCCGGGGCGGATCCGGGTCAAAACCGGGAACCGATTGCGCGATCTGGCGATTTACTCTATTATTGACGCGGTGTTTTCACCCAAAGACAAACACATGAAACTCTTTCCCGTCCCGTTCGCTCTTTTGTTGCTGATGTTCCTCGGCGCGGCGACTCGTCTTCCGGCTCAGGTGGCCGACGAACCGAGCACGTTGCGGCTCGCGCAAGTGTACGAGCAGTCGGGCAAATGGGATGATGCGCTCCGGTTTTATCAGATCCTCCACGACAGCCACCCGGCCAACCCCTCGTACTTCGACGGCGTGCGCCGCATGCTGATGCAGCTCAAGCGCTACGACGAGGTTATTACCCTGTTGCGGGCGCGCATCGGCACGAGTCCGCGCGAGGTGATGAACCGCGTGCACCTCGGCACGGCGTTGTACCGCAAGGGGGATACGGACGGCGCGGTGAAGGCGTGGGACGATGCCATCACACTCGAGCCGCAGAATGCGGGTGTGTACCAGGCGGTGAGTGACGAGGCGCTCGCGTGCAGAATGTATCCGCGCGCCGTCGAGGTGCTGCAGAGGGGACGCGATGTGCTGCGTTCGCCGCGCCTCTTTGTAATGGAGATCGCGCGCGCCTACACGATGGACATGAAGTTCGACAAGGCGATGGAGGAGTACATCCGCTACATGATGGAGAACCCCGGCGCCATCTGGTCGATACAGCAGCACATCGCGCAGTTCTCCGAGATCCCCGCGGGACTCGAAGCGGCGCTGCGCGTCACCCGCCGCGCCGCCGACGACAATCCCTCCGACGCGACGATACGCACGCTGCTCGCCTGGCTTTACATGGAGGGCAAGGACTACTCGTCCGCCCGCACCGTGTACACGGAGATGGACCGCATTCGCGGCACGAGCGGCCTCGAGCTGTTCGCGTTTGCGCAGCGCGCATACAATGACAAGGCGTACGAGCCCGCGATGAAGGCCTTCGCCGATGTCGCCGCGCAGTATCCCCGCGCGGGTTTTGCCTCGGAGGCCGAATTCCTGCATGCGCGTTGTGCGGAGGAACTCGCGCTCACCTCGCTCGATGCCGCGCCGCTCATCCCCGGCGACACGACGCACAACCGCGGCAGCGAGGCCGTGGCCGCCTATCGCGGCGTGATTTCGCTGTACGAGGATATTGCGCGTGAAGCGCCCGGCACCGTGTTCGGCGTCGAGAGCCGCTACCGCATCGCCTACATCACGTACGACAAATACGGCGACGCCGACGCGGCGCTGAAACAGCTCGAGGATCTCGCGCCGATGCGCCGCAACGTGATGGGCCGCGTCGACGCCTACACGCTGATGGGAGACGTGATACTCGGGAAGGGCGACCTGGCGCGTGCGGCCGAGGTGTACGGTTCCGTCCTGCGCATGGGACTCCAATCGCCGCAGGACAGGAAGGCCGTCGAATTCAAGCTTGCCGAGATACTGTATTTCCAGGGGCGCTTCGACACCTGCATCGCCGCGTTGGAACCCCTCTTCGAGAACAGCAGCGACGACATCGCCAACGACGCTCTCGCGCTGTCCCTCTTTGTGCAGCAGTTCCGCGCGCCGTCGTACGAAGCCCTGAAGGCCTACGCGCGCGCGGTCTTTCTCGAACGGCGCAGGAAACTGGGCGACGCTGCGGCGCAGCTCCGCGATCTCATCGAACGATTCCCTACAGCGCCGGTGTCGGACCAGGCGTGGCTGCGCCTCGGCACAGTGCAGCGCGCGATGGACAGGCCGCGCGACGCCGCGGCGACCTACGAGGATTTCCTCGCGAAGAATCCGGAAAGTCTGTTGCGGGACCAGGTCCTCTCGGCCCTCGGCGGCGCGCTCGAGGAACTTCCGGGCGAGACGCAGCGGGCCATCGACACATATCAGCGCCTGCTCAACGAACACCCCGCATCCATCCATGCCGCGCACGCGCGGCAGCGCATTCTCGCTTTACGCAAGGGACAATCATGACCCGTTTCCTCCTCGCCGCCGCACTCGCGGTGCTGAGTTTCGTGCCCGCGGCGGCGCAGCAGAAAATTCTCATACCCATGGATCTGCAGCAGACGGATCACCTCCGCGCCTACGGCATCGCCTACTGGGTCCTGTCCCGTGGAATGGAAATCGACTGGCTGCTGAATTACCGCGGCGGCAGTTTCATGATGCCGTATCAGTCCTTCATCGAAAACGAGTGCCGTGTGCGCGGTGTGTCGTTCTCGTCGATCGACGGCGGCCAGGCGTCGCAGATCTACGCAGAAGTACAGGGCACCGACGGCAACACCGATGTCGTGAAGCTCGAGAAGCCGCCGCGCATCGCGGTGTATGTTCCGCCCAACTTCCAACCCTGGGACGACGCGGTGACGCTTGCGCTCGAATACGCGCAGGTGCATTACGACAAGGTGTGGGACGAAGAAGTGCTCAAGGGCAAACTCTACGAGTACGACTGGCTGCACCTGCATCACGAGGACTTCACCGGCCAGTACGGCAAGTTCTACGCGCAGTTCAGCACCACGCCCTGGTACATGCAGCAGGTTGCCATCCACGAGGCGATGGCGAAGCAGCTCGGGTACAGGAAAGTGTCGGATATGAAGAAGGCCGTGGCCCGCGCCATCAAGGACTATGTCGGGAGCGGTGGTTTTATGTTCGGCATGTGTTCCGCCACCGACAGCTACGACATCGCGCTGGCGGCCGAGGGCACCGACATGTGCGACGTGATGTACGACGGTGATCCGCCCGATGTCGATTGCCAGGAGCGGCTGGATTACACAAAGTGTTTCGCCTTCACCGATTTCAAGCTGGTGATGAATCCGCTCGAATACGAGTACAGCGACATCGACATGACACCCGCCTTCGGCGGACGGCCCGACGCCGACTATTTCACACTCTTTGATTTTTCCGCCAAGTACGATCCGGTCCCCACCATGCTTACACAGAATCACGTGAATGTGATTCCCGGTTTTCTCGGACAGACCACCGCGTTCAAGAAACCCCTCGTGAAAAAAAGTGTGATCATTCTGGGGCAGAAGGACAACACCGACGAGGTGAAATACCTGCACGGCAATTTCGGACGCGGAACCTTCACCTGGTACGGCGGGCACGATCCCGAGGACTATCAGCATCAGGTTGGTGACCCGCCGACGGATCTCGCGCTGCATAAAAACTCACCGGGTTACCGGCTCATCTTGAACAACATCCTCTTCCCCGCGGCGAAGAAGAAGCAGCAGAAGACGTGAGGACAGCGGGACAGCGGGACAGCGGGAGAGCGGGAAAGCGTAGTGATGCAGGAAGTTGTTTTTTCGGACTGCATATCATCTTGTAGAATCCGATAACATTGTGCGATATATTTGCGTTGGTGCGTCGGAACGTGCTGATGGGATTCACTGCAAGGAGGGTTCGTCATGAGAGAGCGTACCGCCGGAATCATCGCGATGGTCTGGACACTCGCCGCACTGTGTACCACGTCGGCGCAGCAACCTGAGCTGCGATACACATTTGTGAAGGGGAGGACGTACGTGTATCACCGCGTGTTCGATCAGACAAACGTGCAGAATAACGGCGCGTACGAGGATTCCTTCGTGCATAGCGTCGTGATGAAGATCGCGGTGGAGGATGTGGACAGCACCGGGAATGGCACGCTTCTCTGCACAGTGCTCGAGCAGGGATACCGGAGGAAGGATGAAGGAGAGGGGACGACGGCAATACAACTCTCCGATACGATGCGTCTTAGAAACACGGTGGTCCGCTCCCCTATGGATGAGATGCCGACGCAAAAGACCATGAAGCTCATTTCAGGGAGGCCGGACATCACGCCGAAGTTTCGCGTTACCCTGACGCCGCGTGGTGAGTATGTGTCTGGAGAAATACTCGAGAAGGCGGAGTGGCAGAAGGAGCACGATGAGCAATTGCAGAACCCGAACGTGCGCGGTGAACCCGTGAATCCGGACAGACTCCTGAAAATGGAAATCGATGATTACTTCCCGCATCTCCCGATGGTAAAGGCCGCGCGAAAAGGCGAAACATGGAGAGACAGCAGCTCGAAGGTGCTTGAAGGAAAGGTGATCGGCGGGCCCGGCGGCAGCTATTTCGAGTATGTCGGCGAAGTGCGGGAGTATATCTGTTCCGATGGTCTCACGGAAGACAGCATCACCTGCGATTTC from Ignavibacteriota bacterium encodes the following:
- a CDS encoding 1-deoxy-D-xylulose-5-phosphate reductoisomerase, with translation MKALALFGSTGSIGGSTLDVVRAHPEHFSVRYLAARSSVDRLCAQVEEFAPRAVAVEDRAAAARVRERVGNRTEVLEGAGGLLELARRDDYDMLVSSLVGFAGMRPTIAAIEAGKAVALANKETLVVAGEIITRLLATHRVPFLPIDSEHSAIMQCLAGETTESIARIVLTASGGPFRGRSRAELATVTRKQALKHPNWSMGHKITIDSATLMNKGLEVIEAHWLFSVPGERIDVLVHPQSIIHSMVEFTDGSVKAQLGPPDMKLPIHFALSWPDRRAAAYPRLDFSATTSLTFEAPDPGTFRCLALAYEALHAGGTAPAILNAANEVAVAAFLDETIGFLDIPAIIEECLSTLPVAAASDIDTVVAADHETRRLARHLAAGRAVNAVHTA
- a CDS encoding tetratricopeptide repeat protein translates to MKLFPVPFALLLLMFLGAATRLPAQVADEPSTLRLAQVYEQSGKWDDALRFYQILHDSHPANPSYFDGVRRMLMQLKRYDEVITLLRARIGTSPREVMNRVHLGTALYRKGDTDGAVKAWDDAITLEPQNAGVYQAVSDEALACRMYPRAVEVLQRGRDVLRSPRLFVMEIARAYTMDMKFDKAMEEYIRYMMENPGAIWSIQQHIAQFSEIPAGLEAALRVTRRAADDNPSDATIRTLLAWLYMEGKDYSSARTVYTEMDRIRGTSGLELFAFAQRAYNDKAYEPAMKAFADVAAQYPRAGFASEAEFLHARCAEELALTSLDAAPLIPGDTTHNRGSEAVAAYRGVISLYEDIAREAPGTVFGVESRYRIAYITYDKYGDADAALKQLEDLAPMRRNVMGRVDAYTLMGDVILGKGDLARAAEVYGSVLRMGLQSPQDRKAVEFKLAEILYFQGRFDTCIAALEPLFENSSDDIANDALALSLFVQQFRAPSYEALKAYARAVFLERRRKLGDAAAQLRDLIERFPTAPVSDQAWLRLGTVQRAMDRPRDAAATYEDFLAKNPESLLRDQVLSALGGALEELPGETQRAIDTYQRLLNEHPASIHAAHARQRILALRKGQS
- a CDS encoding asparagine synthetase B, whose translation is MTRFLLAAALAVLSFVPAAAQQKILIPMDLQQTDHLRAYGIAYWVLSRGMEIDWLLNYRGGSFMMPYQSFIENECRVRGVSFSSIDGGQASQIYAEVQGTDGNTDVVKLEKPPRIAVYVPPNFQPWDDAVTLALEYAQVHYDKVWDEEVLKGKLYEYDWLHLHHEDFTGQYGKFYAQFSTTPWYMQQVAIHEAMAKQLGYRKVSDMKKAVARAIKDYVGSGGFMFGMCSATDSYDIALAAEGTDMCDVMYDGDPPDVDCQERLDYTKCFAFTDFKLVMNPLEYEYSDIDMTPAFGGRPDADYFTLFDFSAKYDPVPTMLTQNHVNVIPGFLGQTTAFKKPLVKKSVIILGQKDNTDEVKYLHGNFGRGTFTWYGGHDPEDYQHQVGDPPTDLALHKNSPGYRLILNNILFPAAKKKQQKT